GACACGATCCGCGAAACGATCCGTGACGTCCTCGTTCTGGAGGGGTTTTCGGTCACGGCCTGTGCCAATGGCCGTGAGGCCCTGCGCACCCTGCAGGAGTGCCCGCCGGGCGAGGAGTTTTCCCTGGTCGTGCTGGATCTGATGCTGCCGGGCCTGGGGGGCCTGGATCTCTGCCGCCAGTTGCGTTCCGCCGGCAACCAGACCCCCATCCTGGTGGTCAGTGCCCGCGACAGCGAGACCGACCGGGTCCTGGGGCTTGAGGTGGGCGCCGACGACTACCTGATCAAGCCCTTCGGCCTGCGGGAGCTGGTGGCCCGCTGCCGGGCCCTGCTGCGCCGCAGCCGCTCCGTGGAGGTCAGCGCCAAGGTGTTTCAGCACGCCAACCTCAGCCTGTACCCCGAGGAGTGCCGGGTCACCCGCGATGGCCTCGAGGTGAATCTTTCCCCCAAGGAGTACCGGCTGCTGGAGCTGTTCATGCAGAACCCGCGCCGCGTCTGGAGCCGCGACAAGTTGCTGGAGCGGGTCTGGGGTTACGACTACTTCGGCGACAGCAAGACCGTCGACGTGCACATCCGCTGGCTGCGCGAAAAGCTGGAGGCCAATCCTTCGGCACCCGAACATCTGATCACCGTCCGGGGCTTCGGCTACCGCTTCGGCTGAATGGGGTTGCTGCTAGCCGGGCTGCTCGGTCTGGCTCTGGGTTGGCTGCTGGGACGCCGCCGCCGCCGCCCCGGCCAGGGTCTCTCCGGGCTTTCGTTGCGGCAACTGCTGCGCTGGATCGGAGAGGCCCCTGATGGTTGGTTGATTCTCGACGGGGCCGATCGCATCCAGCTGATCAATCTGCGGGCCGAACGGCTGCTGGATGCCCCCGGGGCCGGACTGCGCCGTCAGGAACCGCTCGAGAGGGTCTGCCATTCCCCCGAACTGCTGGAGGGGATCCGCAACGCCCGCCGGCGGGAGCGCCCCCAGCGGCTGGACTGGGAGCCGGGCGACCAGCAACTGGCCGTGGTCGTCCTGCCCGGCGAGGGCGGCTGGGTGGCGGTGATGCTCCAGAGCCGTCGTTCGCTCGAAGCCCAGCTGGAG
Above is a window of Cyanobium sp. AMD-g DNA encoding:
- a CDS encoding response regulator transcription factor; its protein translation is MHPPLLVVEDDDTIRETIRDVLVLEGFSVTACANGREALRTLQECPPGEEFSLVVLDLMLPGLGGLDLCRQLRSAGNQTPILVVSARDSETDRVLGLEVGADDYLIKPFGLRELVARCRALLRRSRSVEVSAKVFQHANLSLYPEECRVTRDGLEVNLSPKEYRLLELFMQNPRRVWSRDKLLERVWGYDYFGDSKTVDVHIRWLREKLEANPSAPEHLITVRGFGYRFG